GCCGGAGAGCCCGACCCCGCCGAACGGGCTGCGCAGGTCGCGCAGGTACCAGGTGTTGACCCACGACATGCCGGTGCGCATCTGCTGCGCGACGCGGTGTCCGCGGGTGAGGTCGGTCGTCCAGGTGACGGCGGCCAGTCCGTAGTCCGTGTCGTTCGCCAGCGCGATCGCTTCCTCCTCGGTGTCGAACGGGATGAGGGCGGCGACCGGGCCGAACACCTCTTCGCGTACGGTGCGGTGGCTGTTGTCGAGGCCGGTCCACAGCGTCGGCTCGATCCACGATCCGCCGTCGAGTCCGTCGCCGAGCGTGGGGATGCCTCCGCCCGCGAGCACGGTCGCGCCCTCGGCGACGGCGAGGTCGAAGTACGACAGGACCTTGTCGCGGTGGGCTTGCGAGATGAGGGGGCCGGTGGTCGTGGCCGGCTGCTCCGGACGGCCCAGGCGCAGGCGGGCGGCGTGCTCGGCGAGTCCGGCTGCCACGTCGTCGAAGACCGCGCGCTGCACGTAGATGCGCTCGGTGCACAGGCACACCTGGCCGGTGTTGAGATACGTGGAGCGGGCGAGCCCGGCGACGGCCGCGTCGAGATCGGCATCGGCGAACACGAGCGCGGCGTTCTTGCCGCCGAGCTCGAACGAGACGGGGCGCACGCGCGGCGCCACGGCCCGCATGATCGCGGATCCGGTGGACGATTCGCCGGTGAAGGTGACGCCGTCGATGCCCGGGTGCGTCGTGAGCGCCTCGCCGGCGGAGTCGGCGCCGAAGCCGTGCACCACGTTCACCACTCCGGCGGGGACCCCGGCCTCCGCCAGGATCTCGGCGAGCAGGGTCGCGGAGGAGGGCGTCTCCTCCGAAGGCTTGATGACGACGGTGTTCCCGGTGGCGAGAGCGGGTGCGAGCTTCCACGTGAGCAGGAGCAGCGGCAGGTTCCAGGGCACGATCACCGCGACGACGCCCAGCGGCTTGCGCACCGCGTAGTTCAGGGCGCGGCGGCCGTCGGGCAGCTCGGTGAGGAACGAGTCGAGCCCGGCGGTCGAGACCGTGTCGGCGAACGATCGGAAGTTCGCGGCGGCCCGGGCCACGTCGAGGTCGCGGGCCAGGGTCTCGGGCTTGCCGGTATCGCCCACTTCGGCCGAGACGAGTTCGTCGGCGCGGCGGTCGATGGCGTCGGCCACTCCGCGCAGCAGGCGGGCGCGCTCGGCGACGGTCATCCGCCCCCAGGGGCCGTCGAACGCGGCACGGGCGGCCGCCACCGCACGATCGACCTGTTCGGTGCCGGCCTCGTGCACCTCGGCGACGACCGAACCGTCGACCGGACTGATCTTGGTGAAGGTGGCGATTCCCTCCACGCGCTCGCCGGCGATCATGTTGTGGATCGCGCGGGGCGCCTGGCCCTGCTCCGCAGCACGGAGGGGAGGCGTCATCGTCTCGAAAGGCATGGGCTCAGGCTAGGAAGGTTCGAGGGATGCCGACAAATACTCTCTTGATGCACTGCCATGCCCGTACGGCTATAGTCCCGATCATGGTCACCGATCGACTGCTCGACGGACGGGTCAAGATCCGCCACCTCGTCCTCGTCACCGCCATCGCCGACGAAGGCACCCTGGTGCGCGCCGCCGAGTCGCTGCACATCACGCAGCCCGTGGTCACCCGAGGGCTCCGTGAGGTCGAGGAGGTGCTCGGCGTGCCCCTGTTCGAGCGGATGCCCCGGGGCGTGAAGCCGACGCCGTACGGTGACTCGTTCATCGAGCGCGCCCGGTCGGTGCTCGCCGAGCTGCGCGCCGCGGGCGAAGAGGTGCGGCTGCTGCAGTCCGGTCAGCTCGGCACCGTCACGGTCGGCACGCATCTCGCCGGATCGAACCTGCTGCTGCCGCGCGCCATCGCCGCGCTGAAGGTCGAGCATCCGCGGTTGACGGTGGTCGTGCGCGAAGGCACGCCCGACACCCTGCAGCAGCTTCTCCTCGCAGGCGACCTCGATCTCACGGTCGGACGGCTCTCGCCGACGGTCCCGGTCCGTCTCGAGCAGGAGCGGCTGCACCAGGAGCCGATACGTCTGGTCGCTCGCGCGGGGCATCCCGTGCTCGGCGGTGTCAAGGCGAACTCGCTCGCCGAGCTGCTCGCGTACCCCTGGATCTTCCCGGTCGCTCAGACCGCGCTGCGCGCCGAGCTCGAAGCGGTGTTCTTCCATGAAGGGCTGCCGCTGCCGCCCGACCGGGTGGAGTGCACGTCGATGCTGACGTTGCGGACTCTGCTGATCTCGACCGATGTGATCGCGGCGCTGCCGATGTTCATCGCCGTCGACGACCGCGAGCTGCGGATCCTGCCCACCCCCCTGAGCTCGATCCGTCGATCGGTCGGAGTGACGCTGCCGAAGGATCGGGCACCGTCGCCGGCGGCGTCCGCGCTTCTGAGTCATCTGCGCGAAGAGGGCGCGCGGCTCGCCGAGTTCGAGCGCGAGTACGCCCTGACGGAGTCCCGACCGCTCGGCTGATATGCCCGAATGGTCATAGCTCTGGCCCGTATGGATATTGGACAGCATCGCTTCTCCAGGGTGAATCTGAGGAGGACGACACGACGTCGTGACGATCTCACCCGATTCAGCCAATGGAGGCGACATGGCCGGCTCTCCCTACGTGCCCGACGCGAAGAAGTACCGCCCGGAGGATTTCCGCCGGGTCGCGGGCGAACCGGCCGATCCCGACCCCTCGACCTGGGGTATGCAGCCGGACGGGACCTTTCTGCCGCCGGCGCATACGCCGTCCGTCCCGCGTGACGTGTTCGTCGACTGGCCCGGTCAGCTCGACTATCGCGACCCCGAGACGTACACGTTCAATGCGAGCGCCGAGGCGTTCTACCCGATCGTGGTGAACACGAGCCACTCCTGGCAGTGCATCTACGACTGGGATGGCCGACGCCTCATGCTGCACTACGGCGGTGGCAACCACTGGAAGCTGTACGACATCACCGACCCGCGCGACCTCACGATCGTCGACGAGGAGCAATGGGGGTGGGATGATCCGCGTCCGCAGTTCGGCGCGACGACGGTGCAGTGGAACGAGAAGCTCGGGAAGCACATCGCCATCCAGGCGAGCGAGACCCCGCGGTACTTCCTCAAGGGGCGGGTCGCCAACAAGTGGATCGACGACACCGTCGAGGGTCAGTTGAAGGAGTGGCAGGGCCTGCGCGGCTTCCGCACCTGGGAGATGAACGGACCCAGCCCGCGGGAGTGGACGCTCCTGACCGAGGTCTCGACCGATCCGAACCACGGGCCGGACGAGATCCAGGAGGGCAACGGCGTCCTCGACCTGCCGGTCTACTACGGCGACAAGTACCTCTTCGTGGCGACCGCGCCCGACAACACGTTCACCAACCAGCCGTACAAGACCACGCTGTGGACGGCGGGGCATGCAGCGTACGACGTCTCCGACCCCGCGAAGCCCGAACTGCTCTCGACCTGGTGGGTGCCCGGATCCCGCGCCGGCGAGGAGGCCGACTCCGAGTACCTCGCCGACAACGACCGCTGGAACAACAAGACGAGCTGGTTCGGCTCTCGCATGGGCGTCTTCATGCCCCGCTCCGTGGAGTCGGGCTATCGCTACGCCTACGCCGCGCAGGGGGGGCAGGGCTTCTTCGTCCTCGACGTCTCCGATCCGACGAACATCCATCACGTCGGATGGTGCCCGCTGCCCACGAGCGTCGCCGGGACCGAAGGCGACAACGTCGACACCACCCAGGTCGAGGAGACCGGGTACGTGTACGTCTCGGGCTACCCGATGAACACCGACTGCTACGAGCCGGCCAAGGAGATCTACCAGATCGACGTGTCGGACCCGACGAATCCGCGGGTGGTGCGCACTCTGCCCCGACCGACGCCGCCGGCAGAGGCCGCGTTCACCGACTGGGCACAGCGCCGCGGCTCGTTCGGCCCGAAGCGTTCGGGGTACTTCACGAACACCGGAACCCCGCACGGCGGCGTCGTCCCCTACGCGTTCTACGCCGCGGGGCTGCAGATCTTCGACGTGCGCGATCCCGAGAACCCGCAGGTCGGCGCCTACTTCGTGCCTCCGATGGGTCTGAAGGACGACGATGACCTCGCCGCCCCCGTGCACGGGATCTTCGTCGAGTGGGACCGGAACCTGATCTGGCTCTTCGCCAATCACGGCATCTACGCGGTCTCGACCCCGCTGCTGGGCGAGCCCGTCATCGGCATCCCCGCCGCCGACGGCTGACACCCGTCACCCCGGAACTTCGGCGCCCGCCCTGCACATAAGGGGCTTGCAGGGCGGACGCCGAATCCCCGCTCCCGTACCCTCCGCGACGATCCCTCCCGAAAGTGATCCATGACTCAGACAGTCAGGCCCTGGCCAGCCCTGTGGGCGCTGTGCATCGGCTTCTTCATGATCCTCGTCGACACGACGATCGTGGCGATCGCCAACCCGGTCATCCTCGCGGCCTTCGACGCCGACCTGACCACGGTCATCTGGGTGACCAGCGCCTACCTCCTCGCCTACGCCGTCCCGCTGCTGATCACCGGCAGGCTCGGCGATCGCTTCGGGCCCAAGCGCGTCTACCTCATCGGTCTCGTGGTGTTCACCCTCGCTTCGCTCGCGTGCGGCCTGGCCGACAGCATCGGCATGCTGATCGCGGCCAGGGCGGTGCAGGGTTTCGGTGCGGCGCTGATGACGCCGCAGACCATGGCGATCATCGCGCGGGTCTTCCCTCCGCGCGGACGCGGTCAGGCGATGGGTGCCTGGGGCGCGGTCGGGGGGCTCGCGACGCTCGTCGGTCCGATCCTCGGCGGCGTGCTCACCGACACGGTGGGCTGGGAGTGGATCTTCTTCGTGAACGTGCCCGTCGGGATCGTCGCCTTCCTCGTCGCCTGGCGTCTGGTGCCGAACCTGGAAGGACACCCGCATCGGTTCGACTGGCTCGGCGTCACGCTGTCCGGCGTCGGTCTCTTCCTTCTCGTGTTCGGCATCCAGGAGGGTGAGGTCTACGACTGGGGTGTGATCCTCGGACCGATCACGGTGTGGAGCCTGATCATCTCCGGGGTCGTACTGCTCGTGCTCTTCGTCGTCTGGCAGCGCGTCAATCGCGCCGAACCGCTCATGCCGCTCGCGCTGTTCCGTGACCGCAACTTCTCGGTCGCGAACGCCACGATCTTCCTGGTGGGGGTCGGTATCACGGCGATGCCGGTGCCGCTCGCCTTCTACTTCCAGGTCGGCCGGGGTCTCGACCCCACGCTCGCCGCACTCATGCTCGCGCCGATGGCCGTCGTCTCGGGGGTGCTCGGCCCGTTCGTCGGCAAGCTGAGCGACCGGGTCGGGCCGCGCTGGGTGACGTTCGCGGCTTTCGTCGTCTCGGCTGCGGCCATGGTCTGGTACGCGGCGACGATGACGCTCGATGCCCCGTTCTGGCTCCTGCTGCTCCCGTCCGCCCTGTTGGGGATCGGTGTCTCGGGGATGTTCGGACCTCTGGCGTCGACGGCCACCCGCAACCTTCCGCACACGCAGGCCGGAGCGGGATCGGGTGTGTACTCCACGACCAGGCAGATGGGCTCCGTGATCGGGTCGGCGTTGCTGGCCGTCCTGATGAACGCGACGCTCGCCCTGCATATCTCGGGCTTCGTGCCGGGGGCGATCCACCCCGGCAGCGACCTGTCGGCGGAGGACGGCAGCGGGCTGGCCACGGCCATGTCGCAGTCGCTGCTGTTGTCGGCCGTCGCTTTCGCGGTGTGCGCGATCGTCGTGGTGCTCTTCGAGAAGCCGCGGCCGTGGGGTGCGCCGGCAGCCCCCCAGACAGTGGAATCCGTCGTGAGAGAGGGACGATGATGGTGGCGATCGCAGTGGATCCAAAATCCAGAATGAAGAACGACGAGAGGGTTCCGATGACCGCGAAATCCGGAGGCGGAAGACTCGTCGTCGACGCCCTCAAGAAGGACTACGAGCTCGACGGTGCCGCCGTTCCCGTGGTCAAGGACGTCACGTTCACGATCGAGCCCGGGATGTTCTACTCCCTCCTCGGCCCGTCGGGATGCGGCAAGACGACCACGCTTCGCTGTGTCGCCGGGCTCGAGCGGAGCAACGGCGGGGTCATCTCGCTCGACGGCGAGGTGCTCTCCACCGGCACCGCGCACGTGTCGCCCGACAAGCGCGACATCGGGATGGTGTTCCAGAACTACGCGATCTGGCCGCACATGACCGTGTTCGCCAATGCGATCTTCCCGCTCCAGGTGGCCGGCTCCCGTCTTCCCAAGCAGGAGGCGCGCAAGCGGGCGATGGAGTCACTCGAGCTCGTGCAGCTCGATCACCTCGCCCAGCGTCCGGCCACCGCACTGTCGGGCGGCCAGCAGCAGCGCCTCGCTCTCGCACGGGCGCTGGCCCACCGGCCGCGGTTGCTGCTGCTCGACGAGCCGCTGTCCAACCTCGACGCGAAGCTGCGCGACACCATGCGCAATGAGTTGCGCAGTCTGCAGCGCACCCTCGGGATCAGCGCGCTCTACGTCACGCACGATCAGTCCGAGGCGCTGTCGATGTCGGACCGCGTCGCCGTCATGAACGGCGGGCGCATCGTGCAGGAGGCTTCCCCTCGGGAGCTCTACGATCAGCCGGCCGACCGCTTCGTGGCGGACTTCGTCGGTCGCGCGAACATGATCCCCGCCCTCGTGATCGATCGCGACGGCGCGGGTGACGCGGTGGTGGAGGCCTTCGGGACCCGGCTGCGCACGCCCGTGCCGGACGAGGTCTCGGCGGGCGACGACGTCACGTTGACCTTCCGCCCCGAAACCGTGCGCTGGCATGAGACCGACGCCGACCGTCCCAATGTCGTTCCCGTCCGCATCGTGCGGGTGGAGTTCCTCGGCGAGATCGTCGAGTACGAGGCCGAAGTGCTCGCCGAGGGCGAGTCCGTCGGCACCATCGTCGGCCGCGGAGCACCGCTGGCGACACCCCCCGAGGGCGGCAGGGTCTTCCTCGAACTCGTCCCGCACGCCTGCCGCGTGCTGGCTGCATGACGCAACCCCGCACCACACCCGTAGATCACATTCCTGATGTCAGAGAGGACATTCAGATCATGAAGAGAACACTGGGAGCGACCGCCGTCGTGGCGGTCTTCGCACTCGCGCTGAGCGGATGCAGCACGCCGAGCGAAGCAACCGGGGGCGACAGCGCCCTGAAGGGCGACGCCGCCGAGGCCGTCTGCGACGCCGTCGAGATCGGCGCGATCACGCGCTGCGAGAACTTCTACGACGACTACTGGCCGGAGATCGACAAGCAGCTCGACACCCTCTACGAAGAGGCGAAGAAGGCCGATGGCGGCACGCTGGTCATCTGGGACTGGTACGAGCTGGCGCCCGAGGTGATCGCGCAATTCAACGAGCGCTTCCCCGACATCAAGGTCGAGACCCGGGGTCTGACCTACAACCTGTCCTCGGCGATCATCTCGGCCAAGGCCACCGGAGCCCGCAACACCGACGTGGTGTCCGGTTCGATCACCTCGATGGCGGCCATGTACGACGAGGGGTTCTGGGAGAAGGTCGACTGGGAGAGCTTCGGTGTTCCCGCGGAATACCTGACCATCGGTGCTCCCGAGCTCATGCCCGACAGCATCAACGGCACCCTCATGCAGTACAACACCGAGAAGGTCGAGTCGGTGCCCGAGACGCTCGACGGTCTCCTCGACCCCGAGTACAAGGACAAGGTGTCGGTCGCCGGCTACAACGCGGTGGTCTTCGCCGGATACGGGATGGCCGAGGGGGAGGACAAGATGGTCGCCCTGATCGGCGACCTCATGTCGTCCGGCAACCTGAAGCTGCTCGAGGATCAGGGCGCTCCGCTGTCGAGCGGTGACGTGCCGATCGCCCTCAACCAGACCCTCTTCAACCCGAACCCGGCGCTCCAGGTCTCGCCGTTCGAGCACGCCGGCGTCTGGGCGCAGTTCTCCGGTGTGAACTCCGACGCCAAGAACAAGCCGGGCGCGGCGCTGTGGACCCTGTGGAACGCGTTCGACCCGGACTGGATCGACCTCCGCATGACGGACGAGCGCTTCGCCAGCACCCAGGTACCGTTCGCCGGGCTTCCCGCTGCGACGTTCGCCGAGGCCACCGGGCTCATGAAGACGAACTCCGACGCACTGCTGCTCGGCCTCGAGAACGGGGCCGAGACCGAGACGCAGGCCACTCGTGACGACTGGCAGGCCATGATCAACGCCGCCGACAAGGCGCTGAACGGATAACGATGTTCCAGGCAGGACGGACCACGGGGCGAAAGCGTCCCACCACGATGACGATCGCGATGATCGTCTCGGGCGCGGTCATCTTCATCCTTCTCGCGGTACCGCTGATCGTCCAGGTGATCACCGCGTTCCGTGGTCCGTTCCTGCCCTTCGGCGTCTCGTCGGCGAAATGGGGCGTCGAGAACTTCGTCACCCTGTGGCAGCTGCGCGAGGACTTCTGGGGTGTGCTCGGAGCGACCGGCGCGTTCGTCGGCGGCTCGACGCTCCTCACGCTCCTGATGGCTTTCGGCCTCGCCTGGGTCACGGTGCGCACGGATGCGCCGTGGCGTCGCCTCATCTCGGTGCTGGTGATCGTGCCGTACATCATCCCGCCGATCGTGAAGGCACAGGCCTACCTGCTGATGCTCTCGCCCGAGTCCGGGGTGCTCAACCAGCTGCTGCGGTTGCTCCCGTTCGCGAGCGACGTGCCGATCGATCCGTACGCCTTCCCGACGATGATCTTCATCCAGGCGCTCACGAACGTCACCTTCCCCTACCTGATGATCGTGCCCATCCTGACGAACATGGACGGCTCGCTCGAGGAGTCCGCGCGGGTGTCCGGGGCCTCCTGGCCGCAGACGCTGCGACGGGTGACCCTGCCGATGCTCTGGCCGGGCCTGCTCGGGGTGACCGTGCTCACCTTCATCCTCGGCCTCGGCAGTCTCGAGGTTCCGCTGCTGTTCGGTCAGGAGTCCGGGCGCAACATCTTCGCCCTCAAGCTCTGGACGCTCATCAGCTCCAACGCGGGCGAGCTGCCGCAGTATGGCCTGGCCGCCGCGTGGGGACTCGTGTTCCTGGTGATCACCACCATCGCCTTCGCGGTCTATCTCCGCGCGACCCGCAATGCCGAGCGCAGGGCATCGGTCTCGGGCAAGGGCTTCCGGCCGTCGACCATGCGGATGGGGCCGTGGAAGATCCCGGTCATGCTGCTGGTCGCCGTGTTCGTGCTGCTCACGGGCATCCTCCCGCTGCTCGCCCTGCTGTGGGCGGCGATCACGCCCTATCCGGTGGCGTTCTCGATCGATGCGATGCTCGGCAGCACCGACTTCGGTGCGTTCGGGGTGGTGCTCGCGGATCCGGAGTTCTGGGTGTCGCTGGGACGCACGGTCCTCATCGCGGGCGGCAGCGCCACGATCGCGGTCGTGTTCGCCACGGTCCTCGCCTACGGCATCGCCCGCAGCAAGAAGACCGGCTGGGTGAAGGCCCTGGACCTGTTCGCCTCGTCGTCGGTCGCTATCCCCGCGACCATCGCCGGCTTCGCCATGTTCCTCACCTTCATGGTGATCAACCCCTACATCCCGATCGCGGGAACCCTCCTGGCACTGGTGATCGCCTACTCGTATCGGGTGTCGATCGCCTACCGTTCGTCGTACAGCGCGACCCTGCAGATCCGGCCCGAGCTGGAGGAGGCCGCGCTCACCAGCGGGGCGAGTCGCTTCGAGGGGTTCCGCCGCATCATCGCTCCGTTGCTGATGCCCACCGTGATGGCCGTCTGGATCCAGATGTTCATCCTCGGCACCAACGAGTTCACGCTTCCCGCGTTCCTGGCCACCCCGTCGTCCCGTCCTCTGTCGATGTACATCTACGCGATGATCAACCCGCGCTCCGCACAGCTCTATGCGCCGGATCAGGGTGCCGCGATGGCGCTGATCTTCACGCTGA
Above is a window of Microbacterium aurugineum DNA encoding:
- a CDS encoding ABC transporter ATP-binding protein; the encoded protein is MTAKSGGGRLVVDALKKDYELDGAAVPVVKDVTFTIEPGMFYSLLGPSGCGKTTTLRCVAGLERSNGGVISLDGEVLSTGTAHVSPDKRDIGMVFQNYAIWPHMTVFANAIFPLQVAGSRLPKQEARKRAMESLELVQLDHLAQRPATALSGGQQQRLALARALAHRPRLLLLDEPLSNLDAKLRDTMRNELRSLQRTLGISALYVTHDQSEALSMSDRVAVMNGGRIVQEASPRELYDQPADRFVADFVGRANMIPALVIDRDGAGDAVVEAFGTRLRTPVPDEVSAGDDVTLTFRPETVRWHETDADRPNVVPVRIVRVEFLGEIVEYEAEVLAEGESVGTIVGRGAPLATPPEGGRVFLELVPHACRVLAA
- a CDS encoding DHA2 family efflux MFS transporter permease subunit, with the protein product MTQTVRPWPALWALCIGFFMILVDTTIVAIANPVILAAFDADLTTVIWVTSAYLLAYAVPLLITGRLGDRFGPKRVYLIGLVVFTLASLACGLADSIGMLIAARAVQGFGAALMTPQTMAIIARVFPPRGRGQAMGAWGAVGGLATLVGPILGGVLTDTVGWEWIFFVNVPVGIVAFLVAWRLVPNLEGHPHRFDWLGVTLSGVGLFLLVFGIQEGEVYDWGVILGPITVWSLIISGVVLLVLFVVWQRVNRAEPLMPLALFRDRNFSVANATIFLVGVGITAMPVPLAFYFQVGRGLDPTLAALMLAPMAVVSGVLGPFVGKLSDRVGPRWVTFAAFVVSAAAMVWYAATMTLDAPFWLLLLPSALLGIGVSGMFGPLASTATRNLPHTQAGAGSGVYSTTRQMGSVIGSALLAVLMNATLALHISGFVPGAIHPGSDLSAEDGSGLATAMSQSLLLSAVAFAVCAIVVVLFEKPRPWGAPAAPQTVESVVREGR
- a CDS encoding 2-hydroxymuconic semialdehyde dehydrogenase — translated: MPFETMTPPLRAAEQGQAPRAIHNMIAGERVEGIATFTKISPVDGSVVAEVHEAGTEQVDRAVAAARAAFDGPWGRMTVAERARLLRGVADAIDRRADELVSAEVGDTGKPETLARDLDVARAAANFRSFADTVSTAGLDSFLTELPDGRRALNYAVRKPLGVVAVIVPWNLPLLLLTWKLAPALATGNTVVIKPSEETPSSATLLAEILAEAGVPAGVVNVVHGFGADSAGEALTTHPGIDGVTFTGESSTGSAIMRAVAPRVRPVSFELGGKNAALVFADADLDAAVAGLARSTYLNTGQVCLCTERIYVQRAVFDDVAAGLAEHAARLRLGRPEQPATTTGPLISQAHRDKVLSYFDLAVAEGATVLAGGGIPTLGDGLDGGSWIEPTLWTGLDNSHRTVREEVFGPVAALIPFDTEEEAIALANDTDYGLAAVTWTTDLTRGHRVAQQMRTGMSWVNTWYLRDLRSPFGGVGLSGIGREGGHHSLEFYTEPTNVCVQL
- a CDS encoding ABC transporter substrate-binding protein — translated: MKRTLGATAVVAVFALALSGCSTPSEATGGDSALKGDAAEAVCDAVEIGAITRCENFYDDYWPEIDKQLDTLYEEAKKADGGTLVIWDWYELAPEVIAQFNERFPDIKVETRGLTYNLSSAIISAKATGARNTDVVSGSITSMAAMYDEGFWEKVDWESFGVPAEYLTIGAPELMPDSINGTLMQYNTEKVESVPETLDGLLDPEYKDKVSVAGYNAVVFAGYGMAEGEDKMVALIGDLMSSGNLKLLEDQGAPLSSGDVPIALNQTLFNPNPALQVSPFEHAGVWAQFSGVNSDAKNKPGAALWTLWNAFDPDWIDLRMTDERFASTQVPFAGLPAATFAEATGLMKTNSDALLLGLENGAETETQATRDDWQAMINAADKALNG
- a CDS encoding ABC transporter permease; protein product: MFQAGRTTGRKRPTTMTIAMIVSGAVIFILLAVPLIVQVITAFRGPFLPFGVSSAKWGVENFVTLWQLREDFWGVLGATGAFVGGSTLLTLLMAFGLAWVTVRTDAPWRRLISVLVIVPYIIPPIVKAQAYLLMLSPESGVLNQLLRLLPFASDVPIDPYAFPTMIFIQALTNVTFPYLMIVPILTNMDGSLEESARVSGASWPQTLRRVTLPMLWPGLLGVTVLTFILGLGSLEVPLLFGQESGRNIFALKLWTLISSNAGELPQYGLAAAWGLVFLVITTIAFAVYLRATRNAERRASVSGKGFRPSTMRMGPWKIPVMLLVAVFVLLTGILPLLALLWAAITPYPVAFSIDAMLGSTDFGAFGVVLADPEFWVSLGRTVLIAGGSATIAVVFATVLAYGIARSKKTGWVKALDLFASSSVAIPATIAGFAMFLTFMVINPYIPIAGTLLALVIAYSYRVSIAYRSSYSATLQIRPELEEAALTSGASRFEGFRRIIAPLLMPTVMAVWIQMFILGTNEFTLPAFLATPSSRPLSMYIYAMINPRSAQLYAPDQGAAMALIFTLMVFAIGYGLQWALSRRAIGRSRKAVSAGLPDLATPPAPAADSATATLAVQSRPRP
- a CDS encoding LVIVD repeat-containing protein, which produces MAGSPYVPDAKKYRPEDFRRVAGEPADPDPSTWGMQPDGTFLPPAHTPSVPRDVFVDWPGQLDYRDPETYTFNASAEAFYPIVVNTSHSWQCIYDWDGRRLMLHYGGGNHWKLYDITDPRDLTIVDEEQWGWDDPRPQFGATTVQWNEKLGKHIAIQASETPRYFLKGRVANKWIDDTVEGQLKEWQGLRGFRTWEMNGPSPREWTLLTEVSTDPNHGPDEIQEGNGVLDLPVYYGDKYLFVATAPDNTFTNQPYKTTLWTAGHAAYDVSDPAKPELLSTWWVPGSRAGEEADSEYLADNDRWNNKTSWFGSRMGVFMPRSVESGYRYAYAAQGGQGFFVLDVSDPTNIHHVGWCPLPTSVAGTEGDNVDTTQVEETGYVYVSGYPMNTDCYEPAKEIYQIDVSDPTNPRVVRTLPRPTPPAEAAFTDWAQRRGSFGPKRSGYFTNTGTPHGGVVPYAFYAAGLQIFDVRDPENPQVGAYFVPPMGLKDDDDLAAPVHGIFVEWDRNLIWLFANHGIYAVSTPLLGEPVIGIPAADG
- a CDS encoding LysR substrate-binding domain-containing protein, with amino-acid sequence MVTDRLLDGRVKIRHLVLVTAIADEGTLVRAAESLHITQPVVTRGLREVEEVLGVPLFERMPRGVKPTPYGDSFIERARSVLAELRAAGEEVRLLQSGQLGTVTVGTHLAGSNLLLPRAIAALKVEHPRLTVVVREGTPDTLQQLLLAGDLDLTVGRLSPTVPVRLEQERLHQEPIRLVARAGHPVLGGVKANSLAELLAYPWIFPVAQTALRAELEAVFFHEGLPLPPDRVECTSMLTLRTLLISTDVIAALPMFIAVDDRELRILPTPLSSIRRSVGVTLPKDRAPSPAASALLSHLREEGARLAEFEREYALTESRPLG